The Stigmatella aurantiaca DW4/3-1 genome contains the following window.
CGCCTGCGATCGGCCTCGCCCGCGCTCTCGGGAGGCACCAGGGCGCTGGGCCCGCGGCCAATGAGATCCTTGCGGCCCGCCAGCTCCAGGGCCTCCCGGGCCATGGGCCAGTGCTCGGGGTTCCAGTAGAGCAGGAGCGCCTTCTGGAGCCGCTTCTCCCGCAGGCCCCGCGCCGTGTAGACGGGCTCCATCTTCAGCGGATCGATCCCCGTGTAATACATGGTGGTGGCCACGGCCATCGGGGTGGGGATGAAGTCCTGCACCTGGCGGGGCCGCTTGCCGTTCTTCTTCAGCCACAGCGCCAGGTCGACCATGTCCTCCAGCGTCGAGCCGGGGTGCCCGCTGATGAAGTAGGGGATGTCGTACTGCTCCTTGCCCGCCTCCTCGCTGGCACAGGCGAACATCGTCTGGAAGCGCTCGAAGCTCTCGATGCCGGGCTTCTTCATCTTCTCCAGCACGCGAGGGGAGACGTGCTCGGGGGCCACCGAGAGCTGGCCTCCCACGTGGTGCGCGGCCAACTCCTTCACGTACTCGGGGGAGCGCTCCGCCAGGTCGTACCGCACGCCGCTGGCGATGAAGACGTGCTTGATGCCCTCTTCTTGGCGCACCTCGCGCATGAGATCGATGAGAGGCCCATGGTCCGTCTGGAGGTTCTCGCAGACGCCCGGGTGCACGCACGACAGCTTGCGGCATTTCTTCTCGATGTCCTCGCTCTTGCACTTGAGCTTGTACATGTTGGCCGTGGGGCCACCCAGGTCCGTGATGGTGCCGCGGAAATCCCCCATCCGGCGCAGGGCGCGCACCTCGCGCAGCACGCTCTCGGCGGAGCGGCTCTGGATGACGCGGCCTTCGTGCTCGGTGATGGAGCAGAAGGTGCACCCGCCAAAGCAGCCGCGCATCAGCACCACGGAGTGCTTCACCGTCTCGTAGGCGGGGATGCCCTCGTTCTTGTACATGGGGTGCGGCACGCGGTTGAACGGCAAGTCGTACATCTCGTCCATGGCCACCGCGTCCGCGCCGGAGCCCACCCCATCCTCGAGGGGCAGCGCGGGAGGGTTCATGAAGATGGCGCGGTTGCCGTGGCGCTGGGCGAGGGGCCGCGCGTTGCCCGGATTGGTCTCCATCTGGAAGTCGCGCGTCATCACCGCGAAGGCACTCTTGTCCGCCAGGACCTCTTCAAAGGAGGGCAGGACGACCGTCTTGCGGTCCGCG
Protein-coding sequences here:
- a CDS encoding YgiQ family radical SAM protein → MAFPARYAHPFLPTTRADMEARGWEQLDIIIVSGDAYVDHPAFGPVLIARFLEGRGFKVGLIAQPDWHSAEPFKVLGKPRLFFGVAAGNLDSMLNRLTAQKKNRSEDQYSPGGRTNCRPDRATIVYGQRCREAYPDVPIILGGIEASLRRIAHYDYWSDKLRRSILFDAKADLLIFGMGERPVWEVADRMNRGESIEQIRDVRGTAYLINDAEMKRHEADPAKRAADRKTVVLPSFEEVLADKSAFAVMTRDFQMETNPGNARPLAQRHGNRAIFMNPPALPLEDGVGSGADAVAMDEMYDLPFNRVPHPMYKNEGIPAYETVKHSVVLMRGCFGGCTFCSITEHEGRVIQSRSAESVLREVRALRRMGDFRGTITDLGGPTANMYKLKCKSEDIEKKCRKLSCVHPGVCENLQTDHGPLIDLMREVRQEEGIKHVFIASGVRYDLAERSPEYVKELAAHHVGGQLSVAPEHVSPRVLEKMKKPGIESFERFQTMFACASEEAGKEQYDIPYFISGHPGSTLEDMVDLALWLKKNGKRPRQVQDFIPTPMAVATTMYYTGIDPLKMEPVYTARGLREKRLQKALLLYWNPEHWPMAREALELAGRKDLIGRGPSALVPPESAGEADRRRREERRAR